In one window of Palaemon carinicauda isolate YSFRI2023 chromosome 2, ASM3689809v2, whole genome shotgun sequence DNA:
- the LOC137620807 gene encoding uncharacterized protein has product MKSPRPDSPIPGLPTIRTIRVESARTRDDEDNEPLSSPLCNNSGFPALSASPSQHSYNDPGSFPIPHRISLKPIVHHNQPFQGHLHSFQPAALPSFKNDILIRNTVSSNQGQTSLSSSVASMSSEDDDDGEGEKEDDMEINTISARISDSKDAQPPDPTQTAANLFVRSEIPIRVAATAEPSRMQGWKCEKNFEHDNNVNEMKVWPQVLVSVVVALSHLALGTVLAYPAISLPLLMVSTPEDLDAPSPPSHGRDFLPFNRSDNNSNYDFLLVSRVYQDTKETRQRPSESEFFKSSLPFFQREAENMTDEGDNDTADATSQRSGFFPVIRILPEQAAWLGQY; this is encoded by the exons ATGAAATCCCCTAGACCGGACAGTCCGATTCCCGGCTTACCCACCATCCGAACCATCCGGGTAGAAAGCGCACGGACAAGAGATGACGAAGACAACGAGCCCCTTTCGTCACCGCTCTGTAATAACAGCGGATTCCCTGCGCTTTCCGCTTCCCCTTCCCAACACAGCTATAATGACCCGGGATCCTTTCCAATCCCCCACAGGATCTCGCTTAAGCCCATCGTCCACCACAACCAGCCATTCCAAGGACACTTGCATTCCTTTCAACCAGCTGCTCTGCCATCTTTCAAGAACGACATCCTCATAAGAAACACAGTTTCCTCAAATCAAGGTCAGACATCTCTATCTTCCTCGGTAGCTTCTATGTCTTCAGAGGATGATGATGACGGGGAGGGGGAGAAGGAAGATGACATGGAAATTAACACCATTTCTGCCAGAATCAGCGACTCGAAAGATGCTCAGCCTCCAGATCCTACGCAGACGGCAGCCAATCTCTTTGTCAGATCTGAAATCCCCATCAGAGTGGCTGCGACTGCTGAGCCATCCAGAATGCAAGGATGGAAGTGCGAGAAGAATTTTGAACATGATAACAATGTAAACGAAATGAAAGTATGGCCACAG GTCCTAGTGAGTGTGGTGGTGGCCCTATCACATCTGGCACTAGGAACGGTCCTCGCTTATCCAGCCATATCTCTGCCTCTCCTAATGGTATCCACACCAGAGGACTTGGACGCACCCTCACCACCATCACATGGCAGAGACTTTTTGCCATTCAACCGCTCAGATAACAACTCCAACTACGACTTTCTACTAGTCTCCAGGGTCTATCAGGACACAAAAGAAACTCGGCAGAGGCCCTCGGAAAGCGAGTTCTTCAAATCTTCTTTGCCTTTCTTCCAAAGGGAGGCCGAGAACATGACGGATGAAGGAGATAATGACACTGCGGATGCCACTTCGCAGCGGTCTGGATTCTTTCCTGTTATTCGGATTCTGCCAGAACAGGCCGCTTGGTTAGGTCAGTACTAA